Part of the Paracoccus sp. S3-43 genome, AGGCCGACATTCGCCATCGTGAAGAACATGAACACCAGGGCATAGACCGGCATCCGGTTGACCAGCCCGCCATAGGCCTCGATCTCTCGCGTGTGCATCCGGTCGTAGATCACGCCCACCGCCAGGAACAGCGCGCCCGAGACGAAGCCGTGCGACAGCATCTGGAAGATCGCCCCGTCCACGCCCTGCTGGTTCGCGGCAAAGATGCCCATCGTCACATAGCCCATATGCGCGACCGAGGAATAGGCGATCAGCTTCTTCATGTCGGACTGCGCCAGCGCCACCAGCGAGGTATAGACGATGGCGATGGCCGACATCCAGAAGACCAGCGGTTGCAGCATCTCGCTTGCCACCGGGAACATCGGCAGGCTGAAGCGCAAAAAGCCATAGCCGCCCATCTTCAGCAGCACCGCGGCCAGCACGACCGACCCGGCGGTCGGCGCCTGAACGTGCGCGTCGGGCAGCCAGGTATGGACCGGCCACATCGGCATCTTGACCGCGAAGCTGGCGAAGAAGGCCAGAAACAGCAGCGTCTGCATCCCGCCGACCACGGTCAGGCCCAGAACGCGCATCGTTTCCGACGGGAAGTCGAAGGCCAGAAGCTGCGCGATGTCGGTGGTGCCCGCCGTCCGCGCCATGGCGATCATCGCGACCAGCATCAGCACCGAGCCGAGGAAGGTATAGAGGAAGAACTTGAACGTCGCGTAGATGCGGTTCGCGCCCCCCCAGATGCCGATGATCAGGAACATCGGGATCAGTCCAGCCTCGAAGAACAGGTAGAACAGGATCAGATCCAGCGCGGTGAACACGCCGATCATCAGCCCTTCCAGCACCAGGAAGGCGATCATGTATTCCTTGACGCGGGTCTTCACGTCCCAGGCGGACAGGATCGTCAGCGGCATCAGGAAGGTGGTCAGCAGCACGAACAGGACCGAGATCCCGTCGACGCCCATCCGATAGCGCAGGCCCATGATCCAGGGATGATCCTCGACGAACTGGAAGCCGGTATCCGCCGGATCGAAGCCCGCCAGCACGAACAGCGAAATCAGGAAGGTCGCCGTGGTCGCGATCAGCGCCAGCCATTTGGCGTTGCGCTGCGCGGCCTCGTCCTCTCCGCGCAGGAACAGGGCCAGGATCGCCGCCGCGACGATGGGCAGGAAGGTGATGATCGAAAGAAGGTTCGTCATGTCAGTGCGCGCCCCGCGTCATCACCCAGATCAGCAAGCCCACGATGCCGATGACCATCGCGAAGGCATAATGGAACAGATAGCCCGACTGAACGCGTCCGGCGAAGCGGGTCAGGCGCGGGATCAGCCCCATCGCCACCCCGTTGATGGCGCCGTCGATAACCGCCCCGTCACCGCCCGTCCACAGCTTGCGGCCGATCCACTGCGCGGGCCGGACGAAGACAAAGTCATAGATCTCGTCGAAATACCACTTGTTCAGCAGGAACCGATACAGCGCGGGCTGCTGCGCCGCCAGCCGCGCGGGCGCGTCGGGATAGCGGATATACATCAGCCAGGACAGGCCAAGCCCGATCAGCATCGCCACGAAGGGCGACAGCTTCACCCAGACGGGGACCGAATGGGCGTCGTGCATGACGTGGTTGTCGGACCGCATGAAGATCGCGCCGCGTTCGAACCCGGCAAGCGCGGCGTGGCCATCGCCTGCGGTTTCCTCGGCCGGGTCGCCGGCGGCAGCGGCGGCGGCATGGGTCGCGGCGCCTTCCGGTTCGCCATGCGGCGCCTCGGCCACGGCGCCGTCAAGCGCCTCGCCATGGCCGCCCTCGGCCTGTTCATGCGCGATCTCGGGCAGGCCGAAGAAACGCTGCACGTTGTCTCCGAAGAAGCTGCCGTACCAGATCATGCCCGCGAAGATCGCGCCCAGGGCCAGGACGCCCAGCGGAACGGTCATCACCGGCGGGCTTTCATGGGCGTGGTGATGCGCGTGCAGCGGGTCGTGATGCCCGTGGTCGTCATGGTCATGGCCGTGGGCGGCGGACGGCTGGACTTCCTCCTCGGCCTTGATTTCGGCATCCCAGACCCTTTGCGGACGCGGCGCGCCCCAGAAGGTCAGGAACATCAGCCGCCAGCTATAGAAGCTGGTCATCAGCGCCGCGATCACCAGCAGCCAGAAGGCATAGCCCACGCCCGAGGCATAGGCGCTTTCGATCACGGCGTCCTTGGACAGGAAGCCCGCGAAGCCGATATGGGTCAGCGGAATGCCGACGCCGGTGATGGCCAGCGTGCCGATCAGCATGGCGGCGAAGGTCAGGGGGATCTTCTTCCTCAGCCCGCCATAGTTCCGCATGTCCTGTTCGTGGTGCATGGCGTGGATCACCGACCCGGCCCCCAGGAACAGCATCGCCTTGAAGAAGGCGTGCGTGAACAGGTGGAACATGGCGACCGAATAGACGCCGACGCCCGCCGCCACGAACATATAGCCCAGTTGCGAACAGGTCGAATAGGCGATCACCCGCTTGATGTCGTTCTGCACCAGGCCCACGGTCGCGGCGAAGAACGCGGTCGAGGCGCCGATGATCGTCACGAACATCTTGGCCTCGGGCGCGAATTCGAACAGCGGCGACATGCGGCAGACCAGGAACACGCCTGCCGTCACCATGGTCGCGGCGTGGATCAGGGCGGACACCGGGGTTGGGCCCTCCATCGCGTCCGGCAGCCAGGTGTGCAGGAACAGCTGCGCCGATTTGCCCATGGCGCCGATGAACAGCAGCACCGCCAGCAGGTTCACGGCGTTCCAGTCGGCCCACAGGAAATGCATCCGCGCCTGCGCGAGTTCGTCCACCTGGGCGAAGATCGCGTCGAACTGGATGGATCCCGTCATCCACCACAGCCCGAAGATCCCCAGCAGGAAGCCGAAATCGCCGACCCGGTTCACGATGAAGGCCTTCATCGCGGCGGCGTTGGCCGAGGGCTTGCGGTAATAGAAGCCGATCAGCAGGTAGGATGCGACGCCCACCCCCTCCCAGCCAAAGAACATTTGCAGCAGGTTGTCCGCCGTCACCAGCATCAGCATCGCGAAGGTGAAGAAGGACAGATAGGCGAAGAAGCGCGCCTTGTAATGTTCGTGATGGGTCCAGTTGTCGTCATGGGCCATGTAGCCCATCGAATACAGATGGACGAGCGCCGAGACCGTGGTGACGACGATCAGCATCACCGCCGTCAGGCGGTCCAGCCGGATCGCCCATTCGCTGCTGAAATCGCCCGAGACGATCCAGTCCAGCACCGGAATATGCTGCGTTTCCCCGTTGAAGCCCAGAAACGCGATCCAGGAAAACAGCGCGCAGACGAACAGGACGCCGGTCGTCAGAAGCTGCGCGGCCTTTTCCCCGATCACGCGCCAGCCGAAACCGGCGATCAGCGCGGCCAGAAGCGGCGCGAACAGGATGAATTGCACCATGACCGCCTAGCCCTTCATCACGTTGACATCGTCCACCGCGATGGACCCGCGGTTGCGGAAGAACACTACCAGGATCGCCAGGCCGATGGCGGCCTCGGCCGCCGCCACGGTCAGGATGAACATGGTGAAGACCTGCCCCGCCAGATCGCCCAGATGGGCCGAGAAGGCCACGAAGTTGATGTTGACCGACAAGAGGATCAGTTCGATCGACATCAGGATGACGATGACGTTCTTGCGGTTCACGAAAATGCCGAAGATCCCGGCGACGAACAGAATCGCCCCCACGACAAGGTAATGTGTCAATCCGATCATCGTCTTACGTCCCTCCGGGTCGTTACCCGTTGAAATATTCAGTCCGCGGCTCGGGCGGGCCTTACAGCCCCTGCCCCGGTTTCACGTCGCGCAGTTCCATGGCCTTGGCCGGGTCGCGATACATCTGTTCCAGAACGTCTTGGCGCTTGATGTCGCGGCGGTGGCGCATGGTCAGGGTGATCGCGCCGATCATCGCGACCAGCAGGATCAGCCCCGCGATCTGGAACGGCAGCAGATAGCGGTCATACAGGATCGTGCCGATGGCATTGGTGTTCAGCGCGTGGTCCAGGATGGGCGCGGTCCGCAGCCCCTCGGCCTGGTCCGAAATCTCCCACCCGCCGAAGGCGACCGCCAGCAATGCCAGCAACACAAGGGCGATCAGCCCCGCCAGCGGCAGATAGCCCGCCAATTCGCCGCGAAGCTGCGCGAAATCCACGTCCAGCATCATCACGACGAACAAGAACAGCACCGCCACCGCGCCAACATAGACGATCACCAGCAGCATCGCCACGAATTCGGCCCCTTGCAGCACGAACAGCCCGGCGGCCGAGATGAAGGCCAGGATCAGCCACAGCACCGAATGGACCGGGTTGCGGGACAGCACCACCATGAAACCCGCAAGACAGACCGAGATGGCGAACAGATAGAAGGCGAAGGTGATCATTCCGATTGTTTCCCTTCATGTTCGGCAAAGACGCCCTGGGCGATTTCAAGGGCCTTCTGCATCGCCGGGATGCCGCCGAACATCCCCATCTGATAGATCACCTCGGCCACCTCGCGGGCGGTGGCGCCTGCGGCGATGGCGTGGCGGATGGTCAGGCGCAGTTGCGGTTCGGCATGGGCGCCCTGCACGGTCAGCGCGGCCACCGTCACCAGCAGGCGCGTCTTGGCGTCCAGCCCGTCGCGGTTGAAGGTGCGGCCGAACCACATCTCCAGCATGTCCGCCGGCATGGTCGGGATCATCTTCTCGAACGCGCGGGGGTCAAAGGTTTCCAGCGCAGGGTTGAGGGCGCGGGCCATTTCCTGGCCCGACTGCATCATCTGCTGGAACAGCTTGGTGAAGGCGTCGCTCATCTGTAGGGCGCGTCGATGGCAAGGTTGCGGGCGATCTCGGCTTCCCAGCGGGCGCCGTTGTCCAGAAGCTTCTGCTTGTCGTAGAACAGCTCCTCGCGCGTTTCGGTCGCGAATTCGAAGTTCGGGCCTTCGACGATCGCATCGACCGGGCAGGCCTCCTGGCAGAAGCCGCAATAGATGCACTTGGTCATGTCGATGTCGTAACGCGTGGTCCGGCGGCTGCCATCCTCGCGCGGTTCGGCGTCGATGGTGATGGCCTGGGCCGGACAGATCGCCTCGCACAGCTTGCAGGCGATGCAGCGTTCCTCGCCGTTGGGATAGCGGCGCAGCGCGTGTTCGCCCCGGAAGCGCGGCGACAGCGGCCCCTTTTCATGGGGATAGTTGATCGTCGACTTGGGCGCGAAGAAATACCGGACCCCCAGGCCGAAACCCTTCAGGAAGTCCACCATCAGGAAATACCTGGTCGCGCGGGCGATGTCGAAAGCCATCAGAACTCTTCCCCTTGCTTGGGCGCGGCGAAGCGGTCGAAGGCCGCCACGATTTCGCGAACCCTGGCGCCGTCACGGGACTGTTCGGCACTGTCCAGATTGTTGGCCAGGAAATGCGCGAACTCGACCTTGTCGGTTTCGGACGCATCGGCCAGCACTTCGGCGATCTTGTTCGAATAGGCCATTGCTTATGCTCCCGCCCAACGGGCCCAGAATGAACCGAATACCTCGAACCGCGCCAGGAAGGCGATCAGCACCACCCAGCCCAGCGACAGCGGCAAAAACACCTTCCAGCCGATCCGCATCAACTGGTCATAGCGATAGCGCGGCACGATGGCCTTCACCATGGCGAACATCCAGAACCAGAAGACCATCTTCAGGAACATCCAGATCGCGCCGTCGGGAATGCCGGGGATGGGCGACAGCCAGCCGCCGAAGAACAGCAGGCTGATCAGCGCGCACATCAGCCACATGGCGATATATTCGCCCGCCATGAACAGCAGATAGGGCGTGGACGAATATTCGACCATGAAGCCCGCGACCAGTTCCGATTCCGCCTCGGCCAGGTCGAAGGGCGGGCGGTTGGTTTCGGCCAAGGCCGAGACGAAGAACAGCACCAGCATCGGGAAATGCGGCAGCCAGTACCAGGACAGCAGCCCCGCGCCCGCCTGCGCATGGACAATGGCGCTGATGTTCATCGACCCGGTCGAGATGATGACGCCGATGATGATCAGGCCCAGCGACACTTCGTAGCTGATCATCTGCGCCGCCGCCCGCAGCGACGACAGGAACGGATATTTCGAGTTCGAGGCCCAGCCGCCCATGATCACGCCATACACCTCTAGCGAGGAGACGGCGAAGATGAACAGGATGCCCACGTTGATGTCGGCCATCACCCAGCCCGGCGCGAAGGGGATCGCCACGAAGGCCAGCAGCGCCAGGGTCATCGACAGGAAGGGCGCCAGGAAGAAGACGAACTTGTCGGCCCCGGCCGGGATGACGATTTCCTTCAGCACGTATTTCAGCGCATCCGCGAAGGTTTGCAGCAGGCCCCAGGGACCGACCACGTTCGGGCCGCGCCGCATCTGCACGGCGGCCCAGATCTTGCGGTCGCCATAGACCAGAAAGATCAGCGACAGCATGACGAAGGCGATCACCGCCAGACCCTGCGCCAGCAGCAGGATCGCCATGCCCAGAGAGGATGCCCAGAAATCAGCCATGCCCGTCCCTATCCCATTACGCGGCGGGAATGCCGCGCGCCTTGCATTCGCGCAAGGTGTCTTCCGTTTCCATCACCCGCAGGCCCATCGGCTTCTGATCCGACAGCGTGAACGCGGCCCCGATCATCAGCCTGCCGTCGCGTGTGTCTTGCAGCGTGCGCACATGGCGGCCGTATGGCTCGCCATTCCGCTTGGCCCAGCCGGCCAACGCGCAGGTGGCATACGAGAAGGCGATATCGGCGTCCACCCCCTCGCGCAAGTTCGCCGTCACCTCGACCAGATCGGTCGATCCCTTGGGATCCAGCGACGCCACGCGGGCGCCCAGGAAATCCTGCGGCTCGACCTTCGTGCCGTCGGCCCAGGCAGGCAGGGCGGGCTGGCTGCGGGCCGCGAATTCTTCCAGGGCCTTTTCCTGAGCGGTCTGGCGCGGCGGCAGCCCGTCCGCCACCACGCCGCCCAGATCCAGATCCAGGTTCGCGTTCAACGCCATCAGATCCGCCTCGGACAGCGCGAAGGCGTCCTGCCCCTCGGGACTGTCCAGCGTCATGGTCGTCACCTGCCCGTCCGGCTCCAGAATCAGGATCTCTCCCGACTTGGTGGAAATCCGGGCCAGCGTCAGAGCGGCCTTGCCCGACCGCGCGCCGGGGGTGGCGACCTTGGCGGTCATCGTCTCGGGCTTGGGCTTCGGACGCGCGTCTCCGGCCTCATCCGCGCAGCCCGACAGGATCGCCGCGCCCGCAAGGGCGGCGATCAGGAACCGGGGCTGGCGGGATGCTGGCCGCATGACGTTCACTCGGCCGCAAGGGCGGGCGCGTTGCGCGCCGCGGCCATCCGCGACAATTCCCCCATCAGGGGCGAGCTGCGCGCGATCGGGTTGGTCAGGTAGAAATCCTTGACCGCCGGGCGGAAACCCGCATGGCCCATGTCCAGCCGCGGCAAGGGCTGCCAGTCGTTTTGCGTCACCTGGTCGATCTGGCCCAGATGCGGCACCGCCCCCACCAGGGCGCGGCGCAGTTGCGGCAGGCTGTCCCAGGGCAGGGTCGCGCCCAGGTCGGCCGACAGCGCGCGCAGGATCGCCCAGTTCTCCTTGGCCTCGCCCGGCGCGAAATTGGCGCGCAGGGCCAGTTGCGGACGGCCTTCGGTATTCACGAACAGGCCCGTTTCCTCGGTATAGCAGGCGCCGGGCAGGATGATGTCGGCACGATGCGCGCCGCGATCCCCGTGGCTGCCCTGATAGATCACGAACGGGCCGGAGGCCACGTCCACCTCGTCCGCGCCCAGGTTGTAGATCACCTCGGCGCCCTCGATGGCGGCGGTCAGACCGCCCTCGGTCACCGCGCCCACATCCATCGCGCCCACGCGGGACGCGGCGGTGTGCAGGACCAGCAGCTTGCAGTCGTCCAGCTCGCAGATGCGCATGGCATTGGCCAGCACCGCCTCTCCATCCGCCTCGCGCAGGGCGCCCTGGCCGACGATGACGATGCCCGGCGTGCCCTGGCTCGACTGGAAATCACCCTTGACCAGTTCCGACAGCGCTGTGCGATCAACACCGTGGTGGTGATAGTCATAGGTCAGATCGGCCGCCTGCCCGACCAACGCCACCTGCGCGCCATGCGCCCAGGCCTTGCGGATCCGCGCGTTCAGCACCGGCGCCTCATCGCGCGGGTTGGTGCCGATCAGCAGGATGCGCTTGGCCGTGTCGATATCGGCGATGGTCGCGGTGCCGACATAGGCCGAACGGTTGCCCGCAGGCAGGCGCGCCCCGTCGGTGCGGCATTCGACGGTCCCGCCCAGACCCTCGACCAGGTGCTTGAGGCTGAAGGCCGCCTCGACCGGGACCAGATCGCCGACCAGACCGGCAACCTTGCGGCCCTTCATCGCGCTTGCCGCCGCAGTCAGCGCCTCGTCCCAGGTGGCCGGGCGCAGCTTGCCGTTCTGACGGATATAGGGCTGGTCCAGCCGCTGGCGGCGCAGCCCGTCCCAGACGAAGCGGGTCTTGTCGCTGATCCATTCCTCGTTCACGCCGTCATGGTTGCGCGGCAGGATCCGCATCACCTCGCGGCCCTTCACGTCGACGCGGATATTGCTGCCAAGCGCGTCCATCACGTCGATGGTTTCCGTCTTGCGCAATTCCCAGGGCCGCGCGGTGAAGGCATAGGGCTTGCTGACAAGCGCCCCCACCGGGCACAGGTCGATGATGTTGCCTTGCAGGTTCGAGGCCAGCGTTTCGTTCAGATAGCTGGTGATCTCGCTGTCCTCGCCGCGCCCGGTCTGCCCCATCTGGCTGATGCCCGCGACCTCGGTCGTGAAGCGGACGCAGCGGGTGCAGCTGATGCAGCGGGTCATGTGGGTTTCGACCAGCGGGCCCAGGTTCAGTTCCTCGGATGCGCGCTTGGGTTCGCGATAGCGGCTGAAATCCACGCCGTAAGCCATGGCCTGGTCTTGCAGATCGCATTCGCCGCCCTGGTCGCAGATCGGGCAGTCCAGCGGATGGTTGATCAGCAGGAATTCCATCACGCCTTCCCGCGCCTTCTTGACCATGGGCGAGTTGGTGCGGATTTCCGAGGGCGCGCCATCGGGGCCGGGACGCAGATCCTTGACCTGCATGGCGCAGGACGCGGCGGGCTTGGGGGGGCCGCCCACGACCTCGACCAGGCACATCCGGCAGTTGCCCGCGATGGACAGGCGTTCGTGATAGCAGAAGCGCGGGATCTCGATCCCCGCCTGTTCGCAGGCCTGGATCAGGGTCAGGTTGGGATCGACCGCAATCTCGGTCCCGTCGATCTTGATCGTGCGCAAATCGGCCATCGGCTTTCTTCCTTACCTGGCAACCAGAAGCGATCCGGCGATCGTCTTCCGTTCTATCTCTTGCCGCCCCAGGCGGCAGAATGTCTCGGGCTGGCCGTTCACGACGCCATTGGCGACCATATAGCGGTCGGCCTCGGCATAGATGCGGCGGCGCTCTTCCTTGCTGTCGAGGAAGGCGTCGATTTCCACCTCGCTATAGCCCTGGTCCTGGGCATAGCGCTTCAGCTTGCGCGCCTCGGAAAAGGCGCGGATCAGGCGCGCCTCCAGGGATGGGCAGCCCTTGCGCAGCACATCGGCCACGCGGGCCTGGATCAGGCTGTCGTTGATATGGCGTTCCTGCGACAAGGGCGGCAGGGCCCAGGCCGGTGCGGCAAGCGCGGCACCGCAGGACAGCGCCAGCAGCGCAGCCCGTGCCTTGCGCGAATATGCCGCCAGACCCGTCATTCCGCCGCCATCGCCCCCATGCGTCCGGTGCGCTTGGCCTTGATGCGGTCCTCGATCTCCTCGCGGAAATTACGGATCAGGCCCTGAATCGGCCAGGCGGCGGCGTCGCCCAGGGCGCAGATGGTGTGGCCCTCGACCTGCTTGGTCACGTCGAACAGCATGTCGATCTCCTCGACCTCGGCATCGCCGCGCACCAGGCGTTCCATCACCCGCATCATCCAGCCGGTGCCCTCGCGGCAGGGCGTGCATTGGCCGCAGCTTTCATGCTTGAAGAACTTGGACAGCCGCCAGATCGCCTTGATGACATCGGTCTGCTGGTCCATCACGATCATGCAGGCGGTGCCGAAGGAGGACCGCAATTCGCGCATCCCGTCATAGTCCATGATCGCGTTTTCGCATTGTTCGGCGGTCAGGACGGGGCAGGACGCGCCGCCGGGGATCACGGCTTTCAGGTTCTTCCAGCCGCCGCGCACGCCGCCGCCATGCTTTTCGATCAGCTCCTTCATGCTGATCGACATGGCTTCCTCGACCACGCAGGGGGTGTTGATGTGCCCGGTCAGGCCGAACAGCTTGACGCCCGCATTGTTGGGGCGGCCGAAGCCCGCGAACCATTCCGGGCCGCGCCGCAGGATGGTGGGCGTCACGGCGATGGATTCGACGTTGTTCACGGTGGTCGGGCAGCCGTAGAGCCCCGCGCCCGCCGGGAAGGGCGGCTTCATCCGGGGCATCCCCTTCTTGCCTTCCAGGCTTTCCAGCAACGCCGTTTCCTCGCCGCAGATATAGGCGCCGGCGCCGTGGTGCAGATAGAGGTCGAAGTCCCAGCCCGACCCCGCCGCATTCGCGCCCAGCAGCCCGGCGTCATAGCATTCGTCGATGGCGGCTTGCAGCGCCTCGCGTTCGCGGATGAACTCGCCGCGGATATAGATATAGGCCGCGTGGGCGCCCATGGCGAAGCTGGCGATCAGCGCGCCCTCGATCAGCGTATGCGGATCGTGGCGCATGATCTCGCGATCCTTGCAGGTCGCGGGTTCGGATTCGTCGGCGTTGATGACCAGATAGGACGGGCGGCCGTCGGATTCCTTGGGCATGAAGGACCATTTGAGACCCGTCGGGAAGCCCGCGCCGCCGCGCCCGCGCAGGCCGGATGCCTTCACCTGTTCCACGATCTTGTCGCGGCCCCTGGCGATGATCTCGGCCGTTCCGTCCCAGTGGCCGCGCTTGCGCGCCCCGGCCAGACTGCGGTCGCCCATCCCGTAGAGGTTGGTAAAAATGCGATCCTGATCTTTCAGCATCCTGCTCTCGATCCTCTCATCCGGGCGTCACGCCTTCCTGCGCCGCCAGATACGCCAGGTCACCAGCAGCGACCAGACAAAAGCTCCGATGGCGGCCAGGTCCGCCAGAAAGGCCCACCTGCCCGCCCAGTTATAATGGATGCCAAGGGCCTGAACCAGCAGCCACAGGCACATGGCCAGGGCGATGACGATGGCGACCAGGCGCATCTGCGCCGCGTCGCGATCCTGCCCGGTTCCGCCCATCTCCGCCCCCTTGGCCGCCTAACGGTCCGTTTCGCCGTCCTTCTGTTCCGCTTCCTCGATGCCGCGCACGCCCGCCGGGGCGCGGTCCGAGACCGGGCGCGCGGCCGATGCCGCCTGCGCCTCCTGTTCGGTCACGCCGGTCGCGTCAGCCGGGGCGCCCTCGGCCGGGCGCGGCTCGTGTTCCGGCGCGGTGTCCCGGCCGGTCCGGTCGTCGACGGCGGCCTGGGGCTTGCGCAGCCATTTGGTCAGGATCGGAACCTCGGTCCCGTCGATGCGCTTGACCGTCTCGCCGAGGTCGCGGGCCAGCGCCACGCTGGCGTTCCGGTCGTCGCCCTGCCCCTTCAGGTCGGGCAAGGCGACCGGCCCGCCCAGCGGTTCCGAGGAATAGCGCCCGTTCTGCGGTCCCGGCAGCGGCACCCGACCGGCCGAGAAGGCGTCGATCAGTTCCTCCAGCTTCTGCGGGGTCAGATCCTCGTAGAAATCCTTGCCGATCTGGGCCATCGGCGCATTGGTGCAGGCGCCCAGGCACTCGACCTCTTCCCAACTGAACTGGCCGTCGGCCGAGACGGTATGCGGCGTCGGCGCGATCTTGCGCTTGCAGACCTCGATCAGCGCCTCGGCCCCGCAGATCATGCAGGTGGTGGTGCCGCAAATCTGGATATTCGCAACCGAACCAACGGGCTGAAGCTGGAACATGAAGTAGAATGTCGCGACTTCCAGCGCCCGGATATAGGCCATCCCCAGCAGGTCGGCGCAATATTCGATGGCGGGCCGCGACAGCCAGCCCTCCTGTTCCTGGGCGCGCCACAGGATCGGGATGATCGCCGATTGCTGGCGGCCTTCCGGATATTTGGTCAACTGCGCCCGCGCCCATTCCAGGTTGGCGGGCGTGAATTCAAAGCTGTCCGGCTGGACGGGCGAAAGACGGCGGAGCATCAGCGGTCAACCTCTCCGAACACGATGTCGAGCGTGGCGATCAGCGCGGGCACATCGGCCAGCAGATGCCCCCTGCCCATCCAGTCGATCGACTGGAGATGCAGGAATCCCGGCGCGCGCAGCTTGGCGCGATAGGGTTTGTTGGTCCCGTCGCTGACCAGATAGACGCCGAATTCGCCCTTGGGGGCCTCGACGGCG contains:
- a CDS encoding NADH-quinone oxidoreductase subunit M; the protein is MTNLLSIITFLPIVAAAILALFLRGEDEAAQRNAKWLALIATTATFLISLFVLAGFDPADTGFQFVEDHPWIMGLRYRMGVDGISVLFVLLTTFLMPLTILSAWDVKTRVKEYMIAFLVLEGLMIGVFTALDLILFYLFFEAGLIPMFLIIGIWGGANRIYATFKFFLYTFLGSVLMLVAMIAMARTAGTTDIAQLLAFDFPSETMRVLGLTVVGGMQTLLFLAFFASFAVKMPMWPVHTWLPDAHVQAPTAGSVVLAAVLLKMGGYGFLRFSLPMFPVASEMLQPLVFWMSAIAIVYTSLVALAQSDMKKLIAYSSVAHMGYVTMGIFAANQQGVDGAIFQMLSHGFVSGALFLAVGVIYDRMHTREIEAYGGLVNRMPVYALVFMFFTMANVGLPGTSGFVGEFLTLLGTFKANTWVAFVAATGVILSAGYALWLYRRVTLGALIKESLRTIADMTPREKWIFAPLIVMTLYLGVYPRAVTDITGPAVQALLVNYHQALPHEARDGLAVTAQADTADASH
- the nuoL gene encoding NADH-quinone oxidoreductase subunit L — its product is MVQFILFAPLLAALIAGFGWRVIGEKAAQLLTTGVLFVCALFSWIAFLGFNGETQHIPVLDWIVSGDFSSEWAIRLDRLTAVMLIVVTTVSALVHLYSMGYMAHDDNWTHHEHYKARFFAYLSFFTFAMLMLVTADNLLQMFFGWEGVGVASYLLIGFYYRKPSANAAAMKAFIVNRVGDFGFLLGIFGLWWMTGSIQFDAIFAQVDELAQARMHFLWADWNAVNLLAVLLFIGAMGKSAQLFLHTWLPDAMEGPTPVSALIHAATMVTAGVFLVCRMSPLFEFAPEAKMFVTIIGASTAFFAATVGLVQNDIKRVIAYSTCSQLGYMFVAAGVGVYSVAMFHLFTHAFFKAMLFLGAGSVIHAMHHEQDMRNYGGLRKKIPLTFAAMLIGTLAITGVGIPLTHIGFAGFLSKDAVIESAYASGVGYAFWLLVIAALMTSFYSWRLMFLTFWGAPRPQRVWDAEIKAEEEVQPSAAHGHDHDDHGHHDPLHAHHHAHESPPVMTVPLGVLALGAIFAGMIWYGSFFGDNVQRFFGLPEIAHEQAEGGHGEALDGAVAEAPHGEPEGAATHAAAAAAGDPAEETAGDGHAALAGFERGAIFMRSDNHVMHDAHSVPVWVKLSPFVAMLIGLGLSWLMYIRYPDAPARLAAQQPALYRFLLNKWYFDEIYDFVFVRPAQWIGRKLWTGGDGAVIDGAINGVAMGLIPRLTRFAGRVQSGYLFHYAFAMVIGIVGLLIWVMTRGAH
- the nuoK gene encoding NADH-quinone oxidoreductase subunit NuoK; this encodes MIGLTHYLVVGAILFVAGIFGIFVNRKNVIVILMSIELILLSVNINFVAFSAHLGDLAGQVFTMFILTVAAAEAAIGLAILVVFFRNRGSIAVDDVNVMKG
- a CDS encoding NADH-quinone oxidoreductase subunit J; this translates as MITFAFYLFAISVCLAGFMVVLSRNPVHSVLWLILAFISAAGLFVLQGAEFVAMLLVIVYVGAVAVLFLFVVMMLDVDFAQLRGELAGYLPLAGLIALVLLALLAVAFGGWEISDQAEGLRTAPILDHALNTNAIGTILYDRYLLPFQIAGLILLVAMIGAITLTMRHRRDIKRQDVLEQMYRDPAKAMELRDVKPGQGL
- a CDS encoding carboxymuconolactone decarboxylase family protein, giving the protein MSDAFTKLFQQMMQSGQEMARALNPALETFDPRAFEKMIPTMPADMLEMWFGRTFNRDGLDAKTRLLVTVAALTVQGAHAEPQLRLTIRHAIAAGATAREVAEVIYQMGMFGGIPAMQKALEIAQGVFAEHEGKQSE
- the nuoI gene encoding NADH-quinone oxidoreductase subunit NuoI encodes the protein MAFDIARATRYFLMVDFLKGFGLGVRYFFAPKSTINYPHEKGPLSPRFRGEHALRRYPNGEERCIACKLCEAICPAQAITIDAEPREDGSRRTTRYDIDMTKCIYCGFCQEACPVDAIVEGPNFEFATETREELFYDKQKLLDNGARWEAEIARNLAIDAPYR
- the nuoH gene encoding NADH-quinone oxidoreductase subunit NuoH encodes the protein MADFWASSLGMAILLLAQGLAVIAFVMLSLIFLVYGDRKIWAAVQMRRGPNVVGPWGLLQTFADALKYVLKEIVIPAGADKFVFFLAPFLSMTLALLAFVAIPFAPGWVMADINVGILFIFAVSSLEVYGVIMGGWASNSKYPFLSSLRAAAQMISYEVSLGLIIIGVIISTGSMNISAIVHAQAGAGLLSWYWLPHFPMLVLFFVSALAETNRPPFDLAEAESELVAGFMVEYSSTPYLLFMAGEYIAMWLMCALISLLFFGGWLSPIPGIPDGAIWMFLKMVFWFWMFAMVKAIVPRYRYDQLMRIGWKVFLPLSLGWVVLIAFLARFEVFGSFWARWAGA
- the nuoG gene encoding NADH-quinone oxidoreductase subunit NuoG, which gives rise to MADLRTIKIDGTEIAVDPNLTLIQACEQAGIEIPRFCYHERLSIAGNCRMCLVEVVGGPPKPAASCAMQVKDLRPGPDGAPSEIRTNSPMVKKAREGVMEFLLINHPLDCPICDQGGECDLQDQAMAYGVDFSRYREPKRASEELNLGPLVETHMTRCISCTRCVRFTTEVAGISQMGQTGRGEDSEITSYLNETLASNLQGNIIDLCPVGALVSKPYAFTARPWELRKTETIDVMDALGSNIRVDVKGREVMRILPRNHDGVNEEWISDKTRFVWDGLRRQRLDQPYIRQNGKLRPATWDEALTAAASAMKGRKVAGLVGDLVPVEAAFSLKHLVEGLGGTVECRTDGARLPAGNRSAYVGTATIADIDTAKRILLIGTNPRDEAPVLNARIRKAWAHGAQVALVGQAADLTYDYHHHGVDRTALSELVKGDFQSSQGTPGIVIVGQGALREADGEAVLANAMRICELDDCKLLVLHTAASRVGAMDVGAVTEGGLTAAIEGAEVIYNLGADEVDVASGPFVIYQGSHGDRGAHRADIILPGACYTEETGLFVNTEGRPQLALRANFAPGEAKENWAILRALSADLGATLPWDSLPQLRRALVGAVPHLGQIDQVTQNDWQPLPRLDMGHAGFRPAVKDFYLTNPIARSSPLMGELSRMAAARNAPALAAE
- a CDS encoding DUF5333 domain-containing protein, giving the protein MTGLAAYSRKARAALLALSCGAALAAPAWALPPLSQERHINDSLIQARVADVLRKGCPSLEARLIRAFSEARKLKRYAQDQGYSEVEIDAFLDSKEERRRIYAEADRYMVANGVVNGQPETFCRLGRQEIERKTIAGSLLVAR